In the genome of Methanopyrus kandleri AV19, one region contains:
- a CDS encoding 6-pyruvoyl-tetrahydropterin synthase-related protein — translation MLLWGAFERRPGYAVSVGVAWALALPHYAFFLPYARWLSTLIDSPAPDELFRMLLLPFPDLVSPGAFLLALAGLGLWRARREPWARVTGVCWALAWGMVAAYALGLTRHLPFGRNLLLDRFTCVLITPLLALPAAYMLRDRARHVRIASKVLLVLSISSAALPLSDSLSCELPTVPGSADVVAWVKEHRSHDPIVRVEFLLATKRYGKPHNALWVGPRVKGFFAQGDPYFHALTERMEWEGFWWYDPEFVRTVCRLCNIEYLVVSSFPTVKSGMAAGLTPVYKSKWIRVLENRRIAGAEAVDPIGVYDPRSVREVVKEYTTALNLVPKRGYRYIFAVVEDPRELSAFRKVLIRPESPEDVRLAVRLAREGKRVLLVLPAGDDRIAREVSRELGVHPKPAELRLRPRYPKPILPRSLRTTLILKGPKRSEKVPPGYQVGGGWFRDVRVGRGTVRVVGVDLPVVAIRLHPTYVNVGKDLGKIPPLPGPHERRLYSRILDGFGSGLHPIPCRFDPRSARVEVIPSGYQWALVKVKHFPAWHASGGRILVGPGGTMIVRTHSERVILYFAYPTRLYALGAVGFALGALALALRARPDAVLSVIPGQRPESD, via the coding sequence ATGCTACTTTGGGGCGCGTTCGAGAGGAGACCCGGATACGCAGTCTCGGTGGGCGTGGCTTGGGCTCTCGCCCTACCGCACTACGCCTTCTTCCTACCGTACGCCCGCTGGCTTTCCACGCTCATCGACTCGCCGGCTCCCGACGAGCTGTTTCGGATGCTGCTCCTGCCCTTCCCCGACTTAGTCTCGCCCGGCGCCTTCCTGCTGGCGCTCGCGGGATTGGGCCTGTGGAGGGCCCGCCGCGAGCCCTGGGCCCGGGTCACCGGGGTCTGCTGGGCGCTGGCGTGGGGGATGGTCGCGGCCTACGCGCTAGGTCTGACCCGGCACCTACCCTTCGGCCGGAACCTCCTCCTGGACCGGTTCACGTGCGTCCTAATCACCCCGCTCCTTGCGCTCCCGGCCGCGTACATGCTCCGAGATCGAGCCCGACACGTCCGGATAGCGTCGAAGGTGCTGCTGGTACTCTCCATCTCGTCCGCGGCGCTGCCGTTATCTGACTCGTTATCCTGTGAACTACCGACGGTGCCGGGCTCGGCCGACGTCGTAGCTTGGGTGAAGGAGCATCGGTCCCATGACCCGATAGTCAGGGTGGAGTTCCTCCTCGCGACGAAGAGGTACGGGAAGCCCCACAACGCCCTGTGGGTGGGCCCGCGTGTGAAGGGGTTCTTCGCCCAGGGAGATCCGTACTTCCACGCGCTGACGGAGCGGATGGAGTGGGAAGGATTCTGGTGGTACGATCCCGAGTTCGTGCGGACGGTCTGCCGACTGTGTAACATAGAGTATCTGGTCGTGTCGTCATTCCCTACCGTGAAGTCGGGTATGGCGGCGGGTTTGACACCCGTGTACAAGTCCAAGTGGATACGGGTGTTGGAGAACCGGAGGATCGCGGGCGCGGAGGCGGTGGACCCGATCGGCGTCTACGATCCGAGGTCGGTCCGCGAGGTCGTGAAGGAGTACACGACCGCGCTGAACCTCGTCCCGAAGAGGGGTTACCGGTACATCTTCGCGGTCGTCGAGGACCCGCGGGAACTCTCCGCGTTCCGGAAGGTCCTGATCCGACCCGAATCACCGGAAGACGTCCGACTGGCGGTGCGGTTGGCCCGCGAGGGCAAGCGGGTGTTACTGGTACTACCCGCCGGGGACGACCGGATCGCCCGCGAGGTCTCCCGGGAACTGGGCGTGCACCCGAAACCCGCGGAACTCCGACTACGGCCCAGGTACCCCAAACCGATCCTACCACGATCGCTGCGCACGACGCTGATCCTGAAGGGGCCGAAGCGATCCGAGAAGGTGCCCCCCGGCTACCAGGTGGGCGGTGGGTGGTTCAGGGACGTGCGCGTGGGTCGGGGGACGGTCCGCGTCGTGGGCGTGGACCTGCCCGTCGTGGCGATACGCCTGCATCCGACGTACGTCAACGTCGGGAAGGATTTAGGCAAGATCCCGCCGCTGCCGGGTCCGCATGAACGACGTCTGTACTCCCGGATACTGGACGGGTTCGGGTCGGGACTCCACCCGATTCCCTGTCGGTTCGATCCCCGCTCCGCCCGCGTCGAGGTGATCCCTTCGGGATACCAGTGGGCTCTGGTCAAGGTGAAGCACTTCCCCGCGTGGCACGCCAGCGGCGGGAGGATCCTCGTGGGTCCGGGCGGGACGATGATCGTCCGAACGCACTCCGAACGGGTGATCCTGTACTTCGCCTACCCGACCCGACTGTACGCGCTGGGCGCGGTAGGGTTCGCACTGGGCGCGCTGGCTCTGGCGCTTCGGGCACGGCCGGATGCCGTCCTGTCCGTAATACCGGGACAGCGTCCAGAGTCCGATTAA